The Erythrobacter aurantius genome includes a window with the following:
- the kynU gene encoding kynureninase, whose translation MMNRARELDAADPLGPYRDRFHVPEGVIYLDGNSLGCLPKATPDAMRRVVEQEWGDGLIRSWNDAEWFNMGSRVGAKIAPLIGAAPQEVIACDTVSVNLFKLIAAALQMRPGRKVILSEPGNFPTDIYMIEGLERQGLATQRLASRDRMLDALDEDVALLMLTHAHYKTGEIFDMAALTKAAHDAGALVLWDLSHSTGALPVDLNGVGADFATGCGYKYLCGGPGAPAFAFVAQRHHAELKQPLTGWFGHARPFAFSDEYEPAPGIERLQCGTSPILGLTALEVGVDLIAEIGVDRLYAKSRALSEFFLECLGELGVLHELVSPAQSDRRGSQLSFHHPDAYAICQALIVRGVIGDFRAPDILRLGFAPAYLRFADIADAARHLSEVLASDEWRRPEFRQRAAVT comes from the coding sequence ATGATGAACCGCGCCCGCGAACTCGATGCCGCCGATCCGCTTGGCCCCTATCGTGATCGGTTCCATGTGCCCGAAGGTGTGATCTACCTCGACGGCAACTCGCTCGGCTGCCTGCCCAAGGCCACGCCTGATGCGATGCGCCGTGTGGTGGAGCAGGAATGGGGCGATGGGTTGATCCGCAGCTGGAACGATGCGGAATGGTTCAACATGGGCAGCCGCGTCGGCGCCAAGATCGCGCCGCTCATCGGTGCGGCCCCGCAAGAGGTTATCGCCTGCGACACGGTGAGCGTGAACCTGTTCAAGCTGATCGCCGCCGCGCTGCAAATGCGCCCCGGCAGGAAGGTCATCCTGTCCGAGCCGGGCAATTTCCCGACCGACATCTACATGATCGAAGGGCTGGAGCGGCAAGGTCTGGCAACGCAGCGGCTTGCCTCTCGCGACCGGATGCTGGACGCGCTGGACGAAGACGTCGCGCTGCTGATGCTCACCCACGCGCATTACAAGACCGGCGAGATCTTCGACATGGCCGCGCTGACCAAAGCCGCCCATGATGCAGGCGCGCTGGTGCTATGGGACCTTTCGCATTCGACCGGAGCCCTGCCTGTTGACCTGAATGGTGTCGGTGCCGATTTCGCCACCGGCTGCGGTTACAAATATCTGTGCGGCGGCCCCGGAGCGCCCGCCTTCGCCTTTGTCGCGCAGCGCCATCACGCGGAGCTGAAACAGCCGCTGACCGGCTGGTTCGGCCATGCGCGCCCGTTCGCCTTTTCGGACGAGTATGAGCCCGCGCCGGGGATTGAGCGGCTGCAATGCGGCACGTCGCCGATCCTTGGCCTGACCGCGCTGGAAGTGGGTGTCGATCTGATCGCGGAGATCGGGGTTGATCGACTGTACGCCAAGTCACGCGCGTTGTCGGAATTCTTCCTCGAATGCCTTGGAGAACTGGGCGTGCTGCACGAACTGGTTTCCCCCGCCCAAAGCGACCGGCGCGGCAGCCAATTGAGTTTCCACCACCCGGATGCCTATGCCATCTGTCAGGCTCTGATCGTGCGCGGCGTGATCGGCGATTTCCGTGCGCCTGACATCCTGCGTCTGGGATTTGCGCCCGCCTATCTGCGGTTTGCCGACATTGCCGATGCCGCGCGCCACCTGTCTGAAGTGCTTGCAAGCGACGAATGGCGCCGCCCGGAATTCCGCCAGCGGGCGGCGGTTACGTAA
- a CDS encoding potassium channel family protein, with amino-acid sequence MITLILAVALIAATIFIHYETLRLASLGATDLNVRPRMRMVMMLSAAMLSHIIHIALYAAGYLLLEHNFELGTIAGQTAGIYDDAFYFSITSYTTLGIGDIYPSGQIRLLSGIEALNGLVMITWTASMTYLHMERYWNRDTGN; translated from the coding sequence ATGATCACTCTCATTCTGGCCGTTGCGCTGATCGCAGCGACGATCTTCATCCATTATGAAACCCTGCGGCTCGCATCGCTGGGCGCAACCGATCTCAACGTAAGGCCCCGGATGCGCATGGTGATGATGCTGAGCGCAGCCATGCTATCGCACATCATCCACATTGCGCTCTACGCTGCGGGTTACTTGCTGCTCGAACACAATTTCGAACTCGGAACCATCGCCGGGCAGACGGCGGGCATTTACGACGACGCGTTCTATTTTTCGATCACAAGCTACACCACGCTGGGTATCGGGGACATCTATCCCAGCGGTCAGATAAGATTGTTGAGCGGAATCGAGGCGCTGAACGGTCTGGTGATGATCACCTGGACCGCATCCATGACCTATCTCCACATGGAAAGATACTGGAACCGCGACACCGGTAACTGA